Proteins encoded in a region of the Geobacillus genomosp. 3 genome:
- a CDS encoding manganese catalase family protein, whose product MWIYEKKLQYPVRVSTCNPRLAKYLIEQYGGADGELAAALRYLNQRYTLPSKVIGLLNDIGTEELAHLEMIATMVYKLTKDATPEQLKEAGLEPHYVDHERALFYHNAAGNPFTATYIQAKGDPITDLYEDIAAEEKARATYQWIINMSDDPDLNDGLRFLREREIVHSQRFREAVEILKEERDRKKFF is encoded by the coding sequence ATGTGGATTTATGAAAAAAAATTACAGTACCCGGTCCGCGTCAGCACGTGCAACCCGCGGCTGGCCAAATATTTGATTGAACAATACGGTGGAGCGGACGGGGAGCTGGCCGCTGCGCTCCGTTACTTAAACCAGCGTTATACGCTGCCATCGAAAGTAATCGGATTGCTAAACGATATCGGCACCGAAGAGCTCGCCCATCTCGAAATGATCGCGACGATGGTATACAAACTGACGAAAGACGCGACGCCGGAACAGCTGAAGGAAGCCGGACTTGAGCCCCATTATGTCGACCATGAGCGCGCCCTCTTTTACCATAACGCCGCCGGCAACCCGTTTACGGCGACGTATATTCAAGCGAAAGGCGACCCGATCACTGACTTGTACGAAGACATCGCCGCCGAAGAGAAGGCGCGCGCGACTTATCAATGGATTATCAATATGAGCGACGACCCGGACTTAAATGACGGACTCCGCTTTTTGCGCGAGCGGGAGATCGTCCATTCACAACGATTCCGCGAGGCGGTCGAAATTTTAAAAGAGGAGCGGGACCGGAAAAAATTTTTCTAA
- a CDS encoding CPBP family intramembrane glutamic endopeptidase — protein MRRQSEQIRQMTDREVLFHLYLTQGLLLAVAGGLSPFLFDWAGWRRLWQFHLTDVLLYGVGAAALVLAVDFLAMRYLPRDWHDDGGVNEKIFRSRSIPHLFFLCGLIAVTEEWLFRGIVQTHWGLWAASVIFAALHIRYLEKWFLFFMVMVLSLFLGVLYEQTNSLWVTVTAHFLIDFVLALHIRLNRKTEEERE, from the coding sequence ATGAGGCGGCAAAGTGAACAAATTCGACAGATGACGGACCGTGAAGTGCTTTTTCATCTTTATTTGACGCAAGGGTTGTTGCTCGCTGTTGCCGGCGGCCTCTCGCCATTTTTGTTCGATTGGGCCGGGTGGCGCCGGCTTTGGCAGTTTCATCTGACCGATGTGCTGTTATACGGTGTGGGTGCGGCAGCGCTTGTGTTGGCGGTTGATTTTTTGGCCATGCGTTATTTGCCGAGAGACTGGCATGATGACGGCGGAGTGAACGAAAAAATTTTTCGCTCCCGCTCCATTCCTCATCTCTTTTTTTTATGCGGGCTGATTGCCGTCACCGAAGAATGGCTGTTTCGCGGCATCGTGCAAACACATTGGGGGCTTTGGGCAGCGAGTGTGATCTTTGCTGCGTTGCATATCCGGTATTTGGAAAAATGGTTTTTATTCTTTATGGTTATGGTGCTTAGCCTGTTTCTTGGCGTACTTTACGAACAGACCAACAGTTTATGGGTGACAGTGACCGCCCATTTTTTGATCGATTTTGTGCTTGCTTTACATATTCGATTAAACCGGAAGACGGAGGAGGAAAGGGAGTGA
- a CDS encoding inorganic diphosphatase yields MAFENKIVEAFIEIPTGSQNKYEFDKERGIFKLDRVLYSPMFYPAEYGYLQNTLALDGDPLDILVITTNPTFPGCVIDTRVIGFLNMIDSGEEDAKLIGVPVEDPRFDEVRSIEDLPQHKLKEIAHFFERYKDLQGKRTEIGTWEGPEAAAKLIEECIARYNEQKNQ; encoded by the coding sequence ATGGCATTCGAAAATAAAATTGTCGAAGCGTTTATCGAAATTCCAACCGGCAGCCAAAACAAATACGAGTTCGACAAAGAGCGGGGCATCTTCAAGCTCGACCGCGTCTTGTACTCGCCGATGTTTTATCCGGCTGAATACGGCTACTTGCAAAATACATTGGCGCTTGACGGCGATCCGCTCGACATTTTGGTCATTACGACGAACCCGACGTTCCCGGGCTGTGTCATCGATACGCGCGTTATCGGCTTTTTAAACATGATCGACAGCGGGGAGGAAGATGCGAAACTAATCGGCGTGCCGGTTGAAGATCCCCGCTTTGATGAAGTCCGCTCGATCGAAGACTTGCCGCAGCACAAACTGAAAGAGATCGCCCACTTCTTTGAACGTTATAAAGACTTGCAAGGCAAGCGGACGGAAATCGGCACATGGGAAGGGCCGGAAGCCGCCGCGAAACTGATTGAAGAGTGCATCGCCCGCTACAATGAGCAAAAAAATCAATAA
- the serA gene encoding phosphoglycerate dehydrogenase, translating to MFRVLVSDAISEEGLAPLRTSAHIDIVQQKVSEVEEQLHTFDALLVRSATKVTEELLEKMTNLKIVGRAGVGVDNIDIDAATKRGIVVINAPNGNTISAAEHTFAMMAALVRRIPQAHISVKSREWNRSAFVGNELLGKKLGVIGFGRIGSEVAKRARAFGMTVHVYDPFLTKERAEKLGVSIHSLDDVLASADIITVHTPLTKETRGLLGTENLAKTKKGVYLVNCARGGIIDEQALIPFLENGHVAGVALDVFEQEPPGDHPLLAFDNVIVTPHLGASTVEAQLNVATQVAEELLHFFEGQPVTSSINLPALSKDVYEKIQSFYHLGRKLGLIASQFMNIPVQELSVTYAGTVADLETTYITRSLLAGFLQPRVASTVNEVNAAMVAKERGITYGEKFSDETHGYANSISLTVHGENKTFTIKGTHVPNYGDRIVHFDGVAIDFAPEGHLLYIQHQDRPGMIGKVGNVLGAHDINIATMQVGRQEAGGKAMMILSLDKPVDDAVLKALTQIADIETVKRLEA from the coding sequence GTGTTTCGCGTACTCGTTTCTGACGCCATTAGCGAAGAAGGCTTGGCGCCGTTGCGCACATCAGCGCATATTGACATCGTGCAGCAAAAAGTGAGTGAAGTGGAGGAACAATTGCATACGTTTGACGCCCTGCTTGTACGCAGCGCGACGAAAGTAACAGAAGAGCTATTGGAGAAAATGACGAACTTGAAAATTGTCGGCCGCGCCGGGGTTGGCGTCGACAACATCGATATTGACGCGGCAACAAAACGCGGCATTGTCGTCATTAATGCACCGAACGGCAATACGATTTCGGCTGCCGAACATACATTCGCGATGATGGCAGCGCTCGTCCGTCGCATTCCACAGGCGCACATTTCCGTCAAATCGCGGGAATGGAATCGTTCGGCGTTTGTCGGCAACGAGCTGCTCGGCAAAAAACTCGGCGTGATCGGCTTCGGCCGCATCGGATCGGAAGTCGCAAAGCGGGCGCGCGCGTTTGGCATGACCGTGCACGTCTACGACCCATTTTTGACAAAGGAGCGGGCGGAAAAACTCGGCGTCTCGATCCATTCGCTCGATGACGTGCTGGCTTCTGCCGACATCATCACCGTCCATACACCGTTGACGAAAGAAACAAGGGGCTTGCTTGGCACGGAAAATTTGGCGAAAACGAAAAAAGGAGTGTATTTAGTCAACTGCGCCCGCGGCGGCATCATCGACGAGCAGGCGCTCATTCCGTTTTTGGAAAACGGCCATGTCGCCGGCGTCGCCCTCGACGTCTTTGAACAAGAGCCGCCGGGCGACCATCCGCTTTTGGCGTTTGATAATGTCATCGTTACGCCGCATTTAGGGGCGTCGACGGTCGAAGCGCAGCTAAACGTCGCCACCCAAGTGGCCGAAGAGTTGCTCCACTTTTTCGAAGGGCAGCCGGTCACCTCGTCGATCAACTTGCCGGCTTTGTCGAAAGACGTCTATGAAAAAATTCAATCATTCTATCATTTAGGACGGAAACTCGGCTTAATCGCTTCGCAGTTTATGAACATCCCGGTGCAAGAGTTGTCCGTCACGTATGCTGGTACGGTCGCCGATTTGGAAACAACATACATCACCCGCAGCTTGCTAGCCGGCTTCTTGCAGCCGCGCGTCGCCTCTACCGTCAATGAGGTCAACGCCGCCATGGTTGCCAAAGAGCGCGGCATTACGTACGGTGAAAAATTTTCCGATGAAACGCATGGGTATGCGAACTCCATTTCGCTCACCGTCCATGGCGAGAACAAAACGTTCACGATCAAAGGAACGCACGTGCCGAACTACGGCGACCGCATCGTCCACTTTGACGGTGTCGCCATCGACTTCGCCCCGGAAGGCCATCTCCTTTACATTCAGCACCAAGACCGGCCTGGGATGATCGGCAAAGTCGGGAACGTGCTCGGGGCGCATGATATCAACATCGCGACGATGCAAGTCGGCCGGCAAGAAGCGGGTGGAAAGGCCATGATGATCCTCTCGCTTGACAAGCCGGTTGATGATGCCGTATTAAAAGCATTGACCCAAATTGCGGACATTGAAACCGTCAAACGGCTTGAGGCGTAA
- a CDS encoding ferredoxin, with protein sequence MPKYTIVDKETCIACGACGAAAPDIYDYDEDGIAYVTLDDNQGIVEVPDILIDDMMDAFEGCPTESIKVADEPFDGDPNKFD encoded by the coding sequence ATGCCAAAGTATACGATCGTCGATAAAGAAACATGCATCGCCTGCGGAGCGTGCGGCGCAGCAGCTCCGGATATTTACGACTATGACGAAGACGGCATTGCCTACGTCACCCTTGATGACAACCAAGGAATTGTCGAAGTGCCGGATATTTTAATTGACGATATGATGGACGCGTTTGAAGGCTGTCCGACCGAGTCGATTAAGGTCGCGGACGAGCCGTTTGACGGCGATCCGAATAAATTCGACTAA
- a CDS encoding YpbF family protein, whose product MAHFPSEFSLDEVTKEMLLAVIEKKKKWERLEKRTTLLQAASFVGLAAFLLYVMVHAAAIATWSERFAWFFAAPVHILILLLLCTVYWAAVYYKGKSEKAEDDFHALRCEIIQKSIDLWKEEEQWNGRHRLFEWLRREYDINLYYEHS is encoded by the coding sequence ATGGCCCATTTTCCAAGCGAATTTTCCCTCGATGAAGTGACAAAAGAAATGTTGCTTGCCGTTATTGAAAAAAAGAAAAAATGGGAGCGGCTCGAAAAGCGGACCACCCTTTTGCAAGCCGCCTCATTTGTCGGCCTGGCCGCTTTTCTTCTTTATGTTATGGTCCATGCGGCGGCCATTGCGACGTGGAGCGAGCGGTTTGCCTGGTTTTTTGCCGCGCCTGTCCACATTTTGATCCTGCTCCTGTTATGCACTGTGTATTGGGCGGCTGTTTATTACAAAGGAAAAAGCGAAAAGGCGGAAGATGATTTCCACGCTCTCCGCTGCGAAATTATTCAAAAAAGCATTGATTTATGGAAAGAAGAAGAGCAGTGGAACGGGCGTCATCGACTGTTTGAGTGGCTGAGGCGGGAGTACGACATTAACTTATATTATGAACACAGCTGA
- a CDS encoding RecQ family ATP-dependent DNA helicase has product MDELIKILRAQFGHASFRPGQREVVEDVLAGRDVLAMLPTGSGKSLCYQLPAYLLPGSVLIVSPLVSLMEDQVEQLRRRGEKRVIAFHSLLDAEEKWQALASLSGFRFIYTSPEMLQSAKFLAALGRAHISLFVVDEAHCISQWGYDFRPDFLKLGAVRRALGFPPCLALTATAPPEVRSDIVRTLGMKNACCHIYSVDRPNIALKVEHCLSTEEKAVRLAKYAQRLEGPGIVYFSSRQWAEEMARRLEQSGAGRVAYYHAGMDGEQRLLVQQQFLYGQLDLVCCTSAFGMGVNKENVRFVLHFHMPAQLEAYVQEIGRAGRDGKPSLAVLFYADGDRAIAQAVAEAELPNLSALREWFQRLPADAERWKAALETSGFTDIQKRLVAYFLEWGQTAAPKCPVVETKEQLYERVAAAMEARRQWKRKKLHEMDGWVHTSSCRRAAMVLPFGEKLADRPDACCDHCGLQPDAYMRATRRLDAAPVRYWREELWQMFFTGRRQNEAAK; this is encoded by the coding sequence TTGGATGAATTAATCAAAATATTGCGTGCGCAGTTTGGACATGCTTCATTCCGTCCGGGGCAACGGGAAGTGGTTGAAGACGTGCTTGCCGGACGTGATGTGTTGGCGATGCTGCCGACTGGAAGCGGCAAGTCGCTTTGCTACCAGCTGCCGGCGTATTTGCTCCCCGGAAGCGTGCTTATTGTCTCACCGCTCGTCTCGCTCATGGAAGACCAAGTCGAACAGTTGCGCCGTCGTGGGGAAAAACGGGTGATTGCTTTCCATAGCCTGCTCGATGCGGAAGAAAAATGGCAGGCGCTCGCCTCGCTGTCCGGTTTTCGCTTCATTTACACTTCGCCGGAAATGCTGCAATCAGCGAAGTTTTTAGCTGCGCTTGGACGCGCACACATTTCCCTGTTCGTCGTCGATGAGGCGCATTGTATTTCTCAATGGGGTTATGATTTCCGCCCGGACTTTTTAAAGCTGGGGGCGGTCCGGCGTGCCCTCGGCTTTCCACCGTGTCTGGCGCTGACGGCGACAGCGCCGCCGGAGGTGCGGAGCGATATCGTCCGCACGCTCGGGATGAAAAACGCCTGCTGCCATATTTATTCTGTTGATCGCCCGAACATCGCTTTAAAGGTCGAACATTGCCTGTCGACTGAGGAAAAAGCGGTGCGCTTAGCCAAATACGCGCAGCGGCTTGAGGGGCCGGGGATCGTTTACTTTTCGAGCCGTCAATGGGCGGAAGAAATGGCGCGCCGGCTTGAACAGAGCGGGGCGGGGCGGGTGGCGTATTACCATGCCGGCATGGACGGGGAGCAACGGCTGCTTGTGCAGCAACAATTTTTATATGGCCAGCTTGATCTCGTTTGTTGCACGAGCGCGTTTGGGATGGGTGTGAACAAAGAAAACGTCCGGTTCGTGCTCCATTTTCATATGCCGGCCCAGCTTGAGGCGTATGTGCAGGAAATCGGACGGGCTGGACGCGACGGGAAGCCGAGCCTGGCGGTGTTGTTTTATGCTGATGGCGATCGGGCTATCGCCCAGGCGGTGGCTGAAGCGGAGCTTCCCAACCTGAGCGCGCTGCGGGAATGGTTCCAGCGGCTGCCGGCGGACGCGGAGCGATGGAAGGCCGCCCTCGAAACGAGTGGATTTACGGACATACAAAAACGGCTCGTGGCGTATTTCTTAGAATGGGGACAAACGGCGGCGCCGAAATGCCCCGTCGTTGAGACGAAGGAACAGCTGTATGAAAGAGTGGCCGCCGCCATGGAGGCGCGGCGGCAATGGAAGCGAAAAAAGCTGCATGAAATGGACGGTTGGGTGCACACCTCTTCCTGCCGCCGCGCGGCAATGGTTCTTCCGTTCGGGGAGAAGCTGGCGGACAGGCCGGACGCTTGCTGCGACCATTGCGGTTTGCAGCCTGATGCCTATATGCGTGCCACCCGCCGCCTCGATGCGGCGCCGGTCCGCTACTGGCGTGAAGAGCTATGGCAGATGTTTTTCACCGGGAGGCGGCAAAATGAGGCGGCAAAGTGA
- a CDS encoding LysM peptidoglycan-binding domain-containing protein — protein sequence MEGTPRRLARKKRPTSDADASPSRLNRRRQKEEQKRKYIPARLLALLFLALPAAVLAIHHARSESGTVTVVRHEETSSRETVRVIRADDVEAAGQMPKRERPAGEKNVGEADSKTITHIVAPNETLYSIAMKYYGTPSAMDIIKKENGLSTNRLEPGQMLRIPLHEEN from the coding sequence ATGGAAGGAACGCCAAGACGCTTGGCGCGGAAAAAGCGGCCGACGTCCGATGCCGATGCGTCGCCATCACGCCTAAACAGGCGGCGGCAAAAAGAAGAACAAAAGCGAAAATACATACCGGCCCGCTTGTTGGCGCTTTTGTTTTTGGCGCTGCCGGCAGCGGTGCTGGCCATCCATCACGCCCGATCGGAGTCCGGGACGGTTACAGTCGTCCGCCACGAGGAAACTAGCAGCCGGGAAACGGTGCGCGTCATTCGGGCCGACGACGTCGAGGCAGCCGGACAAATGCCGAAACGGGAGCGACCGGCGGGCGAAAAGAATGTTGGCGAAGCGGACAGCAAGACGATCACACACATTGTTGCGCCGAACGAGACGCTATATAGCATCGCCATGAAATATTACGGCACGCCAAGCGCTATGGATATCATCAAAAAGGAAAACGGTTTGTCGACCAACCGGCTTGAGCCGGGGCAAATGCTGCGCATCCCGCTTCACGAAGAAAACTGA
- a CDS encoding helix-turn-helix domain-containing protein, giving the protein MRQGYALVLLAHCLRRFDGERTLAAVYHLFSGKKSAQTLQDSRWFRLEPFFGTWKNVTMAELETAVRELTERRLAAPGGNRTYRLTEAGKQWLDGREMSLPRHLNGWRYHDIDRLFWQRLSLVGQTLSNLVYGRRFTPICRDERTLEWVKQYLLANGSRQTLTASFYEELIRLLEAVSEEEATVFTLRLTSAARIGWTAEQIAAYLQTDALYVQFQFRNVLHYMMTEAEAGRAPLMAELMAGLAPVQLTQSARKTYEWLQKGKTVEEIAKFRRLKRSTVEDHIVEIAANVPGFSIAPFVADGKAVSIQAAARALGTRKLKDIREALGGAASYFEIRLVLAKEVGRWMN; this is encoded by the coding sequence ATGCGGCAAGGCTATGCCCTAGTTTTGCTGGCGCACTGTTTGCGCCGGTTCGATGGCGAACGGACGCTGGCGGCGGTGTACCATTTATTTTCTGGAAAAAAGTCGGCTCAAACGTTGCAAGACAGCAGATGGTTTCGGCTTGAGCCGTTTTTTGGCACATGGAAAAATGTGACGATGGCCGAACTTGAGACGGCTGTACGGGAGCTCACTGAACGGCGGTTGGCCGCGCCGGGGGGCAACCGAACGTACAGGCTGACAGAGGCCGGAAAGCAATGGCTTGACGGGCGGGAAATGTCGCTTCCTCGCCATTTGAACGGCTGGCGTTATCACGACATAGACCGGCTGTTTTGGCAGCGGCTCTCTCTTGTTGGCCAGACGCTGTCCAATCTCGTTTACGGGCGGCGCTTTACGCCGATTTGCCGTGACGAGCGGACGCTTGAGTGGGTAAAGCAATATTTGCTCGCGAACGGCTCACGCCAAACGCTCACGGCCTCGTTCTACGAGGAGCTCATCCGGCTGCTTGAAGCCGTCTCCGAGGAAGAGGCGACAGTGTTTACGCTGCGGCTTACAAGCGCCGCGCGCATCGGCTGGACGGCGGAACAAATCGCTGCCTATTTGCAAACAGATGCGCTCTATGTGCAGTTCCAATTTCGCAACGTTCTTCATTATATGATGACGGAGGCTGAGGCTGGTCGCGCTCCGCTGATGGCGGAGCTGATGGCCGGGCTGGCGCCGGTGCAGCTGACGCAATCGGCGCGAAAAACGTACGAATGGCTGCAGAAAGGGAAAACAGTGGAAGAAATCGCGAAATTTCGCCGCCTGAAGCGGAGTACGGTTGAGGACCATATTGTCGAAATTGCTGCCAATGTGCCGGGCTTTTCGATCGCTCCGTTTGTGGCAGACGGGAAGGCGGTTTCGATCCAAGCGGCGGCGCGGGCGCTGGGGACGCGCAAGTTAAAGGATATTCGTGAGGCGCTCGGCGGTGCAGCGAGTTATTTTGAGATTCGTCTCGTTTTAGCAAAGGAAGTGGGACGTTGGATGAATTAA
- a CDS encoding histidinol-phosphatase, whose protein sequence is MLTDYHNHLERGTLTLDYLRRFTDEAARKGIRHFGISEHAYHFYQTKNILSNPWVEARRCYDMADYVRLFHEAWDAGIDVKMSIEMDYTPGKHEEMAAFIRAYDFDYVIGSIHWVDDFGIDLVEYRREWERRDLYDTYRKYFDQVVTLAESNLFDIIGHLDLVKIFKYVPEDEEFLLEQYDRATTALANSKTCVEISTAGLRKPVGELYPDPRLLKMCYEKGIPIVFSSDAHVPEHVGADFDKAIEFARSVGYTELMTFSKGERKAVPLG, encoded by the coding sequence ATGTTGACCGACTACCATAACCATCTCGAACGGGGGACGCTGACGCTTGATTATTTGCGCCGGTTTACGGACGAAGCAGCGAGAAAAGGGATTAGACATTTCGGCATTTCCGAACACGCGTATCATTTTTACCAAACAAAAAACATTTTGTCCAATCCATGGGTGGAAGCGCGCCGCTGCTACGATATGGCTGACTACGTCCGGCTGTTCCATGAAGCGTGGGATGCCGGCATCGATGTAAAAATGTCGATCGAAATGGATTATACGCCAGGCAAGCATGAAGAGATGGCGGCGTTCATCCGCGCATACGATTTTGACTATGTGATCGGTTCCATTCATTGGGTGGACGATTTCGGCATCGATTTAGTCGAATATCGCCGCGAGTGGGAACGGCGCGATTTGTACGATACATACCGCAAATATTTCGATCAAGTCGTGACGCTAGCCGAATCGAACTTATTTGATATTATCGGGCACCTTGATTTGGTGAAAATTTTTAAATATGTCCCGGAAGATGAGGAATTTTTGCTCGAACAATACGACCGGGCGACGACGGCGCTTGCCAATTCGAAAACGTGCGTTGAAATCAGCACGGCTGGACTGCGCAAGCCGGTCGGCGAGCTGTACCCGGATCCTCGTTTGCTGAAAATGTGCTATGAAAAAGGCATCCCTATCGTCTTCTCCTCTGACGCGCACGTGCCGGAACATGTCGGTGCGGACTTTGACAAGGCGATCGAATTCGCCCGCAGCGTCGGCTACACCGAGCTGATGACGTTCTCGAAAGGGGAGCGGAAAGCGGTGCCGCTCGGCTGA